One segment of Rhodanobacter thiooxydans DNA contains the following:
- a CDS encoding alpha/beta hydrolase, translating to MPSSHTFTPHLAGRRGLLVTLLLLLGNALLTGCQATLFRSLNATSSKADVVVRRDVTYDPTHRLALDVYRPRDAHDAPVVVFFYGGSWKSGKRQWYHWAGEALARRGLVVVIPDYRQWPQVRLDGFMRDAADAVAWAQAHAAEYGGDPASLFLMGHSAGAHIGALLATDAHWLAGVGMQPRQLAGFIGLAGPYDFLPLKDPDFVDMFGSTPAAQLRSQPVHFVDGDEPPMLLMQGTTDKVVWPRNATSLAAALQRKGEPVETKMYPDIGHAAILLAISRPFRRKAPVLDDAVEFIRMHAVKKPTEVDTTRHFFDTPARLSPGHANSSAIPRNSAPRQS from the coding sequence ATGCCATCGAGCCACACTTTTACGCCTCACCTTGCAGGCAGGCGCGGCCTGCTCGTCACGCTGCTGTTGCTGCTAGGCAATGCTTTGCTCACGGGATGCCAGGCGACGCTGTTCCGCAGCCTCAACGCCACCAGCAGCAAGGCCGATGTGGTGGTACGGCGCGACGTGACATATGACCCCACGCATCGACTGGCGCTCGATGTCTACCGGCCACGGGACGCTCACGATGCGCCTGTCGTGGTGTTTTTCTACGGCGGCAGCTGGAAATCCGGCAAGCGCCAGTGGTATCACTGGGCCGGTGAGGCCTTGGCGCGGCGCGGGCTGGTCGTGGTGATTCCGGACTACCGCCAGTGGCCGCAGGTGCGGCTGGACGGCTTCATGCGGGACGCGGCAGATGCCGTCGCGTGGGCCCAAGCGCATGCCGCCGAGTACGGTGGCGACCCGGCATCGTTGTTCCTGATGGGCCATTCTGCCGGCGCCCATATCGGCGCCTTGCTGGCCACCGATGCCCACTGGCTGGCCGGTGTCGGCATGCAGCCCCGCCAGCTGGCAGGCTTCATCGGCCTGGCCGGTCCGTACGATTTCCTGCCGCTGAAAGATCCGGATTTCGTCGACATGTTCGGCAGTACGCCTGCGGCGCAGCTGCGTTCGCAGCCCGTGCATTTTGTCGACGGCGACGAACCGCCGATGCTGCTGATGCAGGGCACTACCGACAAGGTGGTATGGCCGCGCAATGCCACCTCACTCGCCGCTGCACTGCAACGCAAGGGCGAACCCGTCGAAACGAAGATGTATCCGGACATCGGCCACGCTGCGATCCTGCTGGCTATATCGCGGCCGTTCCGGCGCAAGGCGCCGGTGCTTGACGATGCCGTGGAGTTCATCAGGATGCATGCCGTGAAAAAACCGACTGAAGTCGACACGACTCGACATTTCTTCGATACGCCGGCGCGACTCAGCCCAGGGCATGCAAATTCATCTGCCATACCGCGAAATTCAGCGCCGCGGCAAAGCTGA
- a CDS encoding cryptochrome/photolyase family protein, with product MSTAIVLFRRDLRLADNPALAAACAAHAQVLPVYVHAPGEDGTWQAGAASRWWLHHALAALDAKLRTHHAALHLRQGDTLEQLRELIRLSGASAVYWNRLYEPAVIARDTRIKSALREEGIEVHSHNAALWCEPWTIATQQGDPYKVFTPYWRNLRPQLPSSEPLPGAALHGWHELPGGLPLEALGLLPRIPWDAGLAEAWQPGEHGAHEQLEIFADDAIGDYAHARDLPARHGTSRLSPHLHFGEISPRQIHAELDRRARATDARHRPDIEPYLRELGWREFAHHLLFHFPQTPTDNFNPRFADFRWEPRDAAALERWQRGRTGIPLVDAGMRELWHTGWMHNRVRMVAASFLTKNLRQHWQHGARWFWDTLVDADLANNTLGWQWVAGCGADAAPYFRVFNPVTQAKKFDPDGVYLRRWLPELADATTALLHEPWKDPALLMRSGYPAPMVDLAVSRQAALDAYKRRD from the coding sequence ATGAGCACGGCCATCGTGCTGTTCCGGCGCGACCTGCGCCTGGCCGACAACCCCGCCCTGGCCGCGGCCTGCGCGGCGCACGCGCAGGTGCTGCCGGTGTATGTCCACGCCCCCGGCGAAGACGGCACATGGCAGGCTGGCGCGGCCAGCCGCTGGTGGCTGCACCATGCGCTGGCCGCGCTCGATGCAAAGCTGCGCACGCACCATGCCGCGCTGCACCTGCGCCAGGGCGACACGCTGGAGCAATTGCGCGAGCTGATCCGACTGAGCGGCGCCAGCGCGGTGTACTGGAACCGGCTGTACGAGCCTGCGGTGATCGCCCGCGACACGCGCATCAAGAGCGCGCTGCGCGAGGAAGGCATCGAGGTGCACAGCCACAATGCGGCACTGTGGTGCGAACCATGGACGATCGCCACGCAGCAAGGTGACCCGTACAAGGTGTTCACGCCGTACTGGCGCAACCTGCGGCCGCAGTTGCCGTCATCCGAACCGCTGCCCGGGGCCGCCCTGCATGGCTGGCATGAACTGCCCGGCGGTCTGCCGCTGGAAGCCCTCGGCCTGCTGCCGCGCATCCCCTGGGATGCCGGACTGGCCGAGGCGTGGCAACCGGGCGAACACGGTGCGCACGAACAGCTGGAAATCTTCGCCGACGATGCCATCGGCGACTATGCGCACGCGCGCGATCTGCCCGCACGACACGGCACGTCGCGGCTGTCGCCGCACCTCCACTTCGGCGAAATTTCGCCGCGGCAGATCCACGCCGAACTCGATCGCCGCGCACGCGCGACGGATGCCAGGCACCGGCCGGACATCGAGCCGTACCTGCGCGAACTGGGCTGGCGCGAGTTCGCCCACCACCTGCTGTTCCATTTCCCGCAGACGCCAACCGACAACTTCAACCCGCGCTTCGCCGATTTCCGCTGGGAACCGCGCGATGCGGCCGCACTGGAACGCTGGCAGCGCGGCCGCACCGGCATCCCGCTGGTCGACGCCGGCATGCGTGAGCTGTGGCACACCGGCTGGATGCACAACCGCGTGCGCATGGTCGCCGCCAGCTTCCTGACCAAGAACCTGCGCCAGCATTGGCAGCACGGCGCACGCTGGTTCTGGGACACGCTGGTGGACGCGGATCTGGCCAACAACACGCTCGGCTGGCAATGGGTCGCCGGCTGCGGCGCCGATGCCGCGCCGTATTTCCGCGTGTTCAACCCGGTCACGCAGGCAAAGAAGTTCGACCCGGATGGCGTCTACCTGCGACGCTGGCTACCCGAACTGGCCGACGCAACGACCGCCCTGCTGCACGAACCGTGGAAGGATCCCGCCCTGCTCATGCGCAGCGGCTATCCCGCGCCGATGGTGGATCTGGCCGTCTCGCGGCAGGCCGCGCTGGACGCGTACAAGCGGCGCGACTGA
- a CDS encoding anti-sigma factor — protein sequence MNTPIDDGNHNLRYAEYVLGVLDADTRAEVAREVLASDEAATAVALWQRRLIPLADTVGDVAPAPYVWARIHDALQLDAPARAPLAQPRRGLWNNLALWHWLGIGASAVAVALLVVVSLPRPAPTPKVAGIAYMASTIQQDNGTTGWTATMDLQHARMVVVPATPVAFAQGHAPELWLIPAGGKPISVGMIARDKPTTIALDPAMLARLRPTAALAVSVEPVGGSPTGQPTGAVIAKGAIGAAPDAGGGKVAMLGNVRADRPWI from the coding sequence ATGAACACGCCTATCGATGACGGCAACCACAACCTGCGCTACGCCGAGTACGTGCTTGGCGTGCTGGACGCCGACACCCGCGCGGAAGTGGCGCGCGAGGTGCTGGCCTCGGACGAGGCCGCCACCGCCGTGGCCTTGTGGCAGCGTCGCCTGATTCCGCTGGCCGACACGGTCGGCGACGTCGCACCCGCCCCGTATGTGTGGGCGCGCATCCACGACGCCCTGCAGCTGGATGCGCCGGCCCGGGCGCCGCTGGCGCAGCCGCGCCGCGGACTGTGGAACAACCTGGCGCTGTGGCACTGGCTCGGCATCGGCGCCAGCGCAGTGGCCGTGGCGCTGCTGGTGGTGGTCTCGCTGCCGCGCCCGGCGCCCACGCCCAAGGTGGCCGGCATCGCCTACATGGCCTCGACCATTCAGCAGGACAACGGCACCACCGGCTGGACCGCCACCATGGACCTGCAGCACGCGCGCATGGTCGTGGTGCCGGCGACGCCGGTCGCCTTCGCGCAGGGGCATGCGCCGGAACTGTGGCTGATTCCGGCCGGCGGGAAACCCATCTCGGTGGGCATGATCGCGCGCGACAAGCCCACCACGATCGCACTTGATCCTGCGATGCTGGCACGACTCAGACCGACCGCCGCGCTCGCCGTGTCGGTGGAACCGGTCGGCGGCTCGCCGACCGGCCAGCCAACCGGCGCGGTGATCGCCAAGGGCGCGATCGGTGCGGCACCGGATGCCGGCGGCGGCAAGGTGGCCATGCTCGGCAACGTGCGGGCGGATCGACCCTGGATCTGA
- a CDS encoding sigma-70 family RNA polymerase sigma factor has product MSVSSPAERDELNQLLLQTGRNDQKAFAELYRRTSSKLFGVCLRMLRDRGEAEEVLQETYTTVWRRAATFDVAKASAITWLVTLSRNKAIDRLRQHREELLDDPARLDETVDEQPTPAAGAETSQEYQRLQQCLDELEPQQQRSVREAFFTGATYNELATRCKVPLGTMKSWIRRSLMQLRTCLDS; this is encoded by the coding sequence ATGAGTGTCAGCAGTCCTGCCGAGCGTGACGAGCTGAATCAGCTGTTGCTGCAGACCGGCCGCAACGACCAGAAAGCGTTTGCCGAGCTGTACCGGCGCACCTCGTCCAAACTGTTCGGCGTGTGCCTGCGCATGCTGCGCGACCGCGGCGAGGCGGAGGAAGTGCTGCAGGAAACCTACACCACGGTGTGGCGCCGCGCCGCCACGTTCGATGTGGCCAAGGCCAGCGCCATCACCTGGCTGGTCACGCTGTCGCGCAACAAGGCGATCGACCGGCTGCGCCAGCATCGCGAGGAGCTGCTGGACGATCCGGCACGACTCGACGAAACCGTGGACGAGCAGCCCACGCCGGCGGCCGGCGCGGAAACCAGCCAGGAGTACCAACGGCTGCAGCAGTGCCTGGATGAACTGGAGCCGCAACAGCAACGTTCGGTGCGTGAAGCCTTTTTCACCGGCGCCACGTATAACGAACTGGCGACACGCTGCAAGGTGCCGCTCGGCACCATGAAAAGCTGGATCCGCCGCAGCCTGATGCAACTCCGCACGTGCCTGGACTCATGA
- a CDS encoding COG4315 family predicted lipoprotein, translating into MNVSRWAVALLMLSGAAAAASLPQHDAQGLLVDGSGHTLYRYDVDAASGHSQCSGPCAAAWPPYLADADSKAAGDYQLATRADGSRQWVYRGSPLYLFAGDDKPGDRAGDGVNGNWHVVQ; encoded by the coding sequence ATGAACGTTTCCCGATGGGCTGTCGCGTTGTTGATGCTGAGCGGCGCGGCCGCGGCGGCATCCCTTCCGCAACATGATGCGCAGGGCCTGCTGGTCGATGGCAGCGGCCACACCTTGTACCGCTACGACGTCGATGCCGCGTCCGGCCACAGCCAGTGCAGCGGTCCGTGCGCGGCCGCGTGGCCGCCGTATCTGGCCGATGCCGACAGCAAGGCCGCCGGCGATTACCAGCTGGCCACGCGCGCCGACGGCAGCCGCCAATGGGTCTACCGGGGTTCTCCGCTGTACCTCTTCGCCGGCGATGACAAGCCGGGCGATCGCGCCGGCGATGGCGTGAACGGCAACTGGCACGTGGTGCAGTGA
- a CDS encoding DUF3034 family protein, translating into MQNNRRNRIAWLIGCVLGVCLASSTAMAADGTGATAFSDKLLLTGGVSQVEGSAGGGLTPWAVIGGYGTGDEIGANAFVTHINLPDYHVNEVGAMVGLYNRVEVSFAQQRFDTEQVGAALGLGRGFTFQQNIIGVKVRLFGDVVLDQDSWMPQVSIGAQHKKNNQAAVLAFVGAKSDEGTDYYVNATKLFLNQSLLVNATLRMTKANQIGILGFGGDRNNAYKPEFEGSVAYLLSRNWAVGAEYRQKPNNLGIAKEDDWYDAFVAWAPTKHVSLTLAYADLGNIVIKDKQRGLYASVQVGF; encoded by the coding sequence ATGCAGAACAATCGAAGGAACCGGATCGCCTGGCTGATCGGGTGCGTGCTCGGCGTTTGCCTGGCGTCATCGACCGCCATGGCAGCCGATGGCACCGGCGCAACCGCCTTCAGCGACAAGCTGCTGCTCACCGGCGGCGTGTCGCAGGTCGAAGGTTCGGCCGGTGGCGGGCTGACGCCGTGGGCGGTGATCGGTGGTTACGGCACCGGTGACGAGATCGGCGCCAACGCGTTCGTCACCCACATCAACCTGCCGGATTACCACGTCAACGAAGTCGGCGCGATGGTCGGCCTGTACAACCGCGTGGAGGTGTCGTTCGCGCAGCAGCGTTTCGACACCGAACAGGTGGGCGCGGCGCTGGGGCTGGGTCGCGGCTTCACGTTCCAGCAGAACATCATCGGCGTGAAGGTCCGCCTGTTCGGCGACGTGGTGCTCGACCAGGACAGCTGGATGCCGCAGGTGTCGATCGGTGCGCAGCACAAGAAGAACAACCAGGCGGCCGTGCTGGCCTTCGTGGGCGCCAAGTCCGATGAAGGCACCGATTACTACGTCAACGCGACCAAGCTGTTCCTCAACCAGAGCCTGTTGGTCAACGCCACGCTGCGCATGACCAAGGCCAACCAGATCGGCATCCTCGGTTTCGGCGGCGACCGGAACAACGCGTACAAGCCGGAATTCGAAGGCTCGGTGGCGTACCTGCTCAGCCGCAACTGGGCGGTCGGTGCGGAGTATCGGCAGAAGCCGAACAACCTCGGCATCGCGAAGGAGGACGACTGGTACGACGCGTTCGTCGCCTGGGCGCCGACCAAGCATGTCTCGCTGACGCTGGCGTATGCGGACCTCGGCAACATCGTCATCAAGGACAAGCAACGCGGCCTGTATGCCTCGGTGCAGGTCGGTTTCTGA
- a CDS encoding group I truncated hemoglobin: MNTCLPRTALLAVALLFAQGAIAQDAASMSPESAAMAASAPRDPALKPVFDQFGGKPGLVALMNDFMANLMADARTRPYFANSDREHIKVELVDQFCVILDGPCTYTGRDMEKVHRNLGINRAAFNALVEDLQVAMNKHDIPFRAQNKLLAKLAPMHPAVITR, encoded by the coding sequence ATGAACACATGCCTTCCGCGCACCGCGCTGCTCGCCGTCGCGTTGCTGTTTGCCCAGGGCGCCATCGCGCAGGATGCCGCCTCGATGTCGCCGGAGTCGGCGGCGATGGCCGCCAGTGCGCCGCGTGATCCCGCGCTCAAGCCGGTATTCGACCAGTTCGGCGGCAAGCCGGGGCTGGTGGCGCTGATGAACGACTTCATGGCCAACCTGATGGCCGATGCGCGCACGCGCCCGTACTTCGCCAACTCCGATCGCGAGCACATCAAGGTCGAACTGGTCGACCAGTTCTGCGTGATCCTCGACGGCCCCTGCACCTACACCGGCAGGGACATGGAGAAGGTGCATCGCAACCTCGGCATCAACCGCGCGGCCTTCAACGCGCTGGTCGAGGACCTGCAGGTGGCCATGAACAAGCACGACATTCCGTTCCGCGCGCAGAACAAGCTGCTGGCAAAACTGGCGCCGATGCACCCGGCGGTCATCACCAGGTAA
- a CDS encoding toll/interleukin-1 receptor domain-containing protein — protein sequence MTQDSASPAFRYYAFISYSHQDRAWADWLHKALETYAVPKRLVGQATAAGIVPGRLTPIFRDRDELASAHDLGRKVNEALAQSANLIVICSPQAATSRWVNEEVLAFKRLGRSENVFCLIVAGEPNAAALPGREAEECLAPALRQLLDANGEPTAEPAEPIAADARPGKDGRNNAKLKLIAGLLGLDYDKLKQRELRRHNRRMAAITTLALVVMALTTTLAIAALFARHAAVVARLDAERRQKQAEGLVDFMLGDLNDKLSQVARLDIMEAVDDKAMAYFESLPTTDINDEALAQRARALEKIGSVRLNQGHLPAAMTSYQAAAKLAAALAQAEPADTARQLAHARILTFIGMTYWYQGQLDAALQSFESAQTVLQRAEQHAANDLTLWFDLAMVDNDIGHVLEAHGRLDEAVVPYRNTLALSRKLVAARPDNTGWASQLGGAHNNLGKLALMRGDLATAVTEYTADDTIETALSARNPQDHNQRDNVLASRAILGRTRALTGDIEAGMHDLQQAVDMAMQLTKVDPKNTSFQEHLALYSSQLSRLLRLSGDLSATQALNARSLAIFLALTKQDPANIGWQREFAEAQLEQAAQSQASGQTDAARRQAQAALAILDPLLARQPNDRATLLATASAKLLLAAVSDEAEVAQQLRNEAVNVMQVVKSGHGDPRLLALQVDALLALGRKAEAQPLIRQLWNSGYRDAALLAVLRREHIDYPVNMAFQQKLLAAADTNARQ from the coding sequence ATGACGCAGGACTCAGCTTCACCAGCCTTCCGCTATTACGCCTTCATCAGCTACAGCCACCAGGACCGGGCCTGGGCCGACTGGCTGCACAAGGCGCTGGAAACGTATGCAGTGCCGAAACGGCTGGTCGGCCAGGCCACCGCCGCCGGCATCGTTCCCGGGCGCCTCACGCCGATCTTCCGCGACCGCGACGAGCTGGCCAGCGCGCATGACCTCGGCCGCAAGGTCAACGAGGCACTGGCGCAATCGGCCAACCTGATCGTGATCTGCTCGCCGCAAGCGGCGACGTCGCGCTGGGTCAACGAGGAAGTGCTGGCATTCAAGCGGCTGGGCCGCAGCGAGAACGTGTTCTGCCTGATCGTCGCGGGCGAACCGAATGCTGCTGCGTTGCCCGGTCGCGAAGCCGAGGAATGTCTTGCGCCGGCGCTGCGCCAGCTCCTGGATGCGAATGGCGAGCCGACGGCCGAACCTGCCGAACCGATCGCCGCCGATGCGCGCCCCGGCAAGGACGGCAGGAACAACGCCAAGCTGAAGCTGATCGCCGGCCTGCTGGGTCTGGATTACGACAAGCTCAAGCAGCGCGAGCTGCGGCGGCACAACCGGCGCATGGCCGCGATCACCACGCTGGCGCTGGTGGTCATGGCGCTGACCACCACGCTCGCGATCGCTGCCTTGTTTGCACGCCATGCCGCCGTCGTCGCCCGCCTCGATGCCGAGCGTCGGCAGAAACAGGCGGAAGGCCTGGTCGATTTCATGCTGGGCGACCTCAACGACAAGCTGTCACAGGTGGCGCGCCTGGACATCATGGAAGCGGTCGACGACAAGGCGATGGCGTATTTCGAGTCGCTGCCAACCACCGATATCAACGATGAAGCGTTGGCGCAACGCGCCAGGGCATTGGAAAAGATCGGTAGCGTGCGGCTAAACCAGGGCCATCTGCCGGCGGCGATGACGTCGTATCAAGCAGCCGCAAAACTGGCAGCGGCGCTGGCGCAGGCAGAACCGGCAGATACTGCGCGGCAACTCGCCCATGCGCGGATACTGACCTTCATCGGCATGACCTACTGGTATCAGGGCCAACTCGATGCGGCACTGCAGAGTTTCGAATCGGCGCAAACCGTGCTGCAGCGTGCCGAGCAGCATGCCGCGAACGACCTCACCTTGTGGTTCGATCTGGCCATGGTCGACAACGACATCGGCCATGTGCTGGAAGCCCATGGCCGGCTGGACGAGGCGGTCGTCCCCTACCGCAACACGCTGGCACTGTCCCGGAAGCTGGTTGCGGCCAGACCCGACAATACCGGCTGGGCGTCGCAACTGGGCGGTGCGCACAACAACCTCGGCAAGCTGGCGCTGATGCGCGGCGATCTGGCCACGGCGGTCACCGAATACACCGCTGACGATACGATCGAGACCGCACTCTCCGCGCGCAACCCGCAGGACCACAACCAGCGCGACAACGTGCTTGCGTCGCGCGCCATTCTGGGACGCACGCGGGCTCTGACCGGCGACATCGAAGCGGGCATGCACGACCTGCAGCAGGCGGTCGACATGGCCATGCAACTGACCAAAGTCGATCCGAAAAATACCAGTTTCCAGGAGCATCTGGCGCTGTACTCCTCGCAGTTGAGCCGGCTGCTGCGCCTGAGCGGCGATCTGTCCGCGACCCAGGCGCTGAATGCGCGGTCGCTGGCCATTTTCCTTGCCTTGACGAAACAGGATCCGGCGAACATCGGCTGGCAGCGCGAGTTCGCCGAGGCGCAGCTTGAGCAAGCTGCGCAGTCGCAAGCGTCCGGCCAGACCGACGCGGCGCGCAGGCAGGCGCAGGCTGCGCTGGCCATCCTCGACCCGTTGCTCGCCCGACAGCCCAACGACCGCGCCACCTTGCTGGCGACGGCGAGCGCGAAGTTGCTGCTCGCCGCGGTATCCGACGAAGCAGAGGTCGCGCAGCAACTACGCAACGAGGCCGTGAACGTGATGCAGGTGGTGAAAAGCGGCCATGGCGATCCACGCCTGCTGGCCTTGCAGGTCGATGCGCTGCTGGCGCTTGGCAGGAAGGCCGAGGCGCAGCCGCTGATCCGTCAACTATGGAACAGCGGCTACCGCGATGCGGCGCTGTTGGCCGTATTGCGGCGCGAGCATATCGACTACCCGGTCAACATGGCATTCCAGCAGAAGCTGCTGGCGGCGGCTGACACGAATGCCCGTCAGTAG